In the genome of Polaribacter atrinae, one region contains:
- a CDS encoding RES domain-containing protein, translated as MNLDIEKFPSLKETIKSIERLKKLEFSKFNKSDNVENFVKKIEALIQTEFEFLPNIFKFIEHKNFGLPFYGVRELNSFNNKNLFSEHSYPPINLVGFGRCNFPKFPVFYCSDNPMISLMEVLRENNLEGKKYCISKWELKKSNEKLAFQTFIQTDLHPDNNFNVLKNKESEQLQKPIDERINLDKQAGIVELTKYLQNIFINDNSYELSATLAHRTLYARHNFATDILIYPSKQSNY; from the coding sequence ATGAATTTAGATATAGAAAAATTTCCAAGTCTTAAAGAAACAATCAAATCTATAGAAAGATTAAAAAAACTTGAATTTTCAAAATTTAATAAATCAGATAATGTTGAGAATTTTGTAAAGAAAATTGAAGCTTTGATTCAAACTGAATTTGAGTTTTTACCAAATATTTTTAAATTTATTGAACATAAAAATTTTGGTTTACCTTTTTATGGAGTTAGAGAATTAAATTCATTCAATAACAAAAATTTATTTTCAGAACATAGTTATCCACCAATTAATTTAGTTGGATTTGGAAGATGTAACTTCCCTAAATTCCCTGTTTTTTATTGCTCTGACAATCCTATGATTTCACTTATGGAAGTTCTTAGAGAAAATAATTTAGAAGGTAAAAAATATTGTATTTCAAAATGGGAACTTAAAAAATCAAACGAAAAACTAGCTTTTCAAACATTTATACAAACAGATTTGCATCCTGACAATAACTTTAACGTGCTAAAAAATAAAGAAAGTGAACAATTGCAGAAACCAATCGATGAGAGAATAAATTTAGATAAACAAGCAGGAATTGTAGAGTTGACAAAATATCTTCAGAATATTTTTATTAACGATAATAGTTATGAATTATCAGCGACTTTAGCACATAGGACTTTATATGCAAGACATAATTTTGCAACCGATATTTTAATATATCCAAGCAAGCAGTCTAATTATTAA
- a CDS encoding DUF1801 domain-containing protein produces the protein MQPKIISPEDYINQALEERKESLNKLRKTILENLPNGFEEGIQYGMIAYYVPHSLYPKGYHCTPKEPLPFMSFASQKNSINLYHMGIYAVPEIYNWFVNEYPKHCKRKLDMGKSCIRFKKIEEIPFELISQLCQKITVDKWIEIYETNIKKN, from the coding sequence ATGCAACCAAAGATTATTTCACCAGAAGATTATATAAATCAAGCCTTAGAAGAACGAAAAGAGTCCCTTAATAAATTACGTAAAACCATCTTAGAAAACCTTCCAAATGGTTTTGAAGAAGGGATACAATACGGAATGATTGCTTATTATGTTCCGCATTCATTGTATCCAAAAGGATATCATTGCACCCCAAAAGAACCTTTGCCTTTTATGAGTTTTGCTTCTCAGAAAAACTCCATTAATTTATACCATATGGGTATCTATGCGGTTCCAGAAATTTATAATTGGTTTGTAAACGAATATCCAAAGCATTGCAAACGTAAATTGGATATGGGTAAAAGTTGCATACGTTTTAAAAAAATAGAAGAAATCCCTTTTGAATTAATTTCACAATTATGTCAAAAAATTACAGTTGACAAATGGATTGAAATTTACGAAACGAATATAAAAAAGAACTAA
- the panB gene encoding 3-methyl-2-oxobutanoate hydroxymethyltransferase: MSTAKKEYKKVTVKSLVDMKKNGEKISMLTAYDFTMAKILDGAGIDVLLVGDSASNVMAGHETTLPITLDQMIYHASSVVRAITRCLVVVDLPFGSYQSDPKEALRSAIRIMKESGGHSIKLEGGKEIKESIKRILNAGIPVMGHLGLTPQSIYKFGTYTVRAKEEEEAEQLMEDALMLERLGCFAVVLEKVPAKLAQEVAEAISIPVIGIGAGNGVDGQVLVTHDMLGMTHEFHPRFLRRYLDMHTEMTGAFQSYIGDVKSGDFPSDKEQY; this comes from the coding sequence ATGTCAACAGCAAAAAAAGAATACAAAAAAGTTACAGTAAAATCTTTGGTAGATATGAAGAAGAATGGAGAGAAAATTTCCATGTTAACTGCCTATGATTTTACAATGGCAAAAATTTTAGATGGAGCTGGTATCGATGTTCTTTTGGTTGGTGATTCTGCTTCTAATGTTATGGCGGGCCATGAAACTACATTGCCTATTACACTAGATCAAATGATTTATCATGCAAGTTCTGTTGTTAGAGCTATAACTAGATGTTTGGTAGTTGTAGACTTACCTTTTGGTAGCTATCAATCGGATCCAAAAGAAGCGTTACGTTCTGCGATTCGAATTATGAAAGAAAGCGGTGGACATTCTATAAAACTAGAAGGTGGTAAAGAAATTAAAGAGTCAATTAAACGTATTTTAAATGCCGGAATTCCAGTAATGGGGCATTTAGGTTTAACGCCACAATCTATCTATAAATTTGGTACATATACTGTTAGAGCAAAAGAAGAAGAAGAAGCAGAACAATTAATGGAAGATGCTTTAATGTTAGAAAGATTAGGCTGTTTTGCCGTTGTTCTAGAAAAAGTACCTGCTAAATTAGCACAAGAAGTTGCAGAGGCAATCTCTATTCCGGTAATTGGTATTGGCGCCGGAAATGGTGTTGATGGTCAAGTTTTAGTTACCCACGATATGCTAGGAATGACTCATGAATTTCATCCTCGTTTTTTACGTAGATATTTAGATATGCATACAGAAATGACAGGCGCTTTTCAATCTTATATTGGCGATGTAAAAAGTGGAGATTTTCCAAGCGATAAAGAACAATATTAA
- a CDS encoding sigma-70 family RNA polymerase sigma factor — protein sequence MTQEQVVLNTDKWIDNYADYMYNYAVVRVNNSDLAKDLVQDTFFAGLKSAKNFQGKSTERTWLISILKRKIIDYYRKINSKKGQAEVRMNFYDDGENEGNWLEERVPKSWDNQSEKTIENEELKSQLESCIDALPEKYAMVFRMKTIQEFETEEICKELDITASNLWVIIHRARTQLRKCMEDNWFNN from the coding sequence ATGACACAAGAGCAAGTTGTATTAAACACAGACAAATGGATAGATAATTATGCAGATTATATGTATAATTATGCTGTTGTACGTGTAAATAATAGTGATTTAGCTAAAGATTTAGTTCAAGATACTTTTTTTGCCGGATTAAAATCTGCTAAAAATTTTCAAGGAAAATCTACAGAAAGAACTTGGTTGATTTCTATATTAAAAAGAAAAATAATAGATTATTACAGAAAAATAAATTCTAAAAAAGGACAAGCCGAAGTTAGAATGAATTTTTATGATGATGGCGAAAATGAAGGTAATTGGTTGGAAGAGAGAGTGCCAAAAAGCTGGGATAATCAATCTGAAAAAACCATTGAAAATGAAGAATTAAAAAGTCAGTTAGAATCTTGTATAGATGCTTTGCCTGAAAAATATGCAATGGTTTTTAGAATGAAAACCATACAAGAGTTTGAAACTGAAGAAATTTGTAAGGAATTAGATATTACAGCGTCAAATTTATGGGTTATCATTCATAGGGCAAGAACACAGCTCAGAAAATGTATGGAAGATAATTGGTTTAATAATTAA
- a CDS encoding RNA methyltransferase: protein MVNNLEQGFFGIGIQNGKTPENLGVLWRSAQNMGASFIFTIGNRYAKQACDTHKATGAMPYFHYETFEDFFNNLPKGAMLVGVELDEKAVQLETFTHPRRCVYLLGAEDHGMSKLAIEKSHHLVKFKSELSLNVSVAGSIIMYDRQAKFNF, encoded by the coding sequence ATGGTAAATAATTTAGAACAAGGTTTTTTCGGCATTGGAATTCAGAATGGAAAAACGCCCGAAAATTTAGGAGTTCTTTGGCGTTCTGCCCAAAATATGGGTGCTAGTTTTATTTTTACAATTGGTAATCGCTATGCTAAACAAGCTTGCGACACACACAAAGCAACAGGTGCAATGCCTTATTTTCATTACGAAACTTTTGAGGATTTCTTTAACAACCTCCCAAAAGGTGCTATGTTAGTGGGTGTAGAATTAGACGAAAAAGCAGTACAATTAGAAACTTTTACCCATCCTAGACGTTGTGTTTACTTATTAGGCGCAGAAGATCATGGAATGTCTAAATTAGCTATTGAAAAATCGCATCATTTAGTAAAGTTCAAATCTGAATTAAGCTTAAATGTTTCTGTTGCCGGAAGCATTATTATGTATGATCGGCAAGCGAAGTTTAATTTTTAA
- a CDS encoding 2-hydroxyacid dehydrogenase produces the protein MKILHLDSNHALLINQLNDLGYQNDEDYISSKEEIITKIHNYDGFIIRSRFSIDKAFLDKATNLKFIGRVGAGLENIDCAHAESKGIALIAAPEGNRNAVGEHSLGMLLSLFNKLNKADKEVRNGKWLREENRGIELDGRTVGLIGYGNMGKSFAKKLRGFDVEVLCYDIKPNVGNANCKQVSLTELQEKADVLSLHTPQTPLTENMINSDIINGFKKNFWLINTARGKSVVTKDLVSALKTGKISGAGLDVLEYEKASFENLFSDDKMPEAFQYLINSENVLLSPHVAGWTVESKERLAQTIVDKIKAKFC, from the coding sequence ATGAAAATTTTACACCTAGACTCAAATCACGCGCTCTTAATAAATCAATTAAATGATTTAGGATATCAAAACGATGAAGATTACATTTCATCCAAAGAAGAAATTATAACTAAAATTCACAACTACGATGGTTTTATCATTAGAAGTAGGTTTTCTATTGATAAGGCATTTTTAGACAAAGCCACCAACTTAAAGTTTATTGGACGTGTTGGTGCAGGTTTAGAAAACATAGACTGTGCGCATGCAGAAAGCAAAGGAATTGCATTAATTGCTGCTCCAGAAGGAAATAGAAACGCTGTTGGAGAACATTCTTTAGGTATGTTATTATCACTTTTTAACAAGCTAAACAAAGCTGATAAAGAAGTTAGAAACGGAAAATGGTTGCGCGAAGAAAATCGCGGAATTGAGCTAGATGGTAGAACAGTTGGGTTAATTGGTTACGGAAATATGGGGAAATCTTTTGCAAAAAAACTACGTGGTTTTGATGTAGAAGTTTTGTGTTATGATATAAAACCAAATGTTGGCAATGCAAATTGCAAACAAGTTTCTTTAACAGAATTACAAGAAAAAGCAGACGTTTTAAGTTTACATACACCACAAACGCCACTTACTGAAAACATGATAAATTCTGATATTATCAATGGTTTTAAAAAGAATTTTTGGTTGATAAATACGGCTCGTGGAAAATCTGTGGTTACCAAAGATTTAGTTTCAGCTTTAAAAACTGGTAAAATTTCAGGTGCTGGTTTAGATGTTTTAGAGTACGAAAAAGCATCTTTCGAAAACCTTTTTTCTGATGATAAAATGCCAGAAGCTTTTCAATATTTAATCAATTCAGAAAATGTTTTATTGTCTCCTCATGTTGCCGGTTGGACTGTTGAAAGTAAAGAAAGGTTGGCACAAACCATAGTAGATAAAATTAAGGCAAAATTTTGTTAA
- a CDS encoding DoxX family protein → MHFLSDYPTEILILVFLIITFLISAFEKMLDWKGNVSFIKDHFKNSPLKSSVPFLLAILLIIEIFAVGFMITGVYQIYTSQVKEIALLGIQLSAISIIFMLVGQRLAKDYPGAMSLGVYFIISLCGVYLLNK, encoded by the coding sequence ATGCATTTTTTATCTGACTACCCTACTGAGATTTTAATCTTAGTATTTTTAATCATTACTTTCTTAATATCCGCATTTGAAAAAATGTTAGACTGGAAAGGAAATGTATCTTTTATAAAAGATCACTTTAAAAACTCTCCATTAAAAAGTAGTGTTCCTTTTTTATTAGCCATTTTATTAATCATAGAAATATTTGCTGTAGGATTTATGATTACCGGAGTCTATCAAATTTACACTTCGCAAGTAAAAGAAATTGCATTACTCGGAATACAGCTTTCTGCGATTAGTATAATTTTTATGCTTGTTGGGCAACGTCTTGCAAAAGATTATCCAGGAGCGATGTCTTTAGGTGTCTATTTTATCATTTCACTTTGTGGTGTCTATTTACTAAATAAGTAA
- a CDS encoding VOC family protein: MKNRVTGIGGIFFKSTDANAAKEWYKNHLGFDTDDWGCTFWWKDKNGNKCSTQWSPFAEDTKHFEPSKKDFMFNYRVENLVELIAELKKEGVTIVGEIQEYDYGKFGWILDNEGNKIELWEPIDEAFI, translated from the coding sequence ATGAAAAATAGAGTTACAGGAATTGGTGGGATATTTTTTAAATCTACAGATGCAAATGCAGCAAAAGAATGGTACAAAAATCACTTAGGTTTTGATACTGATGATTGGGGTTGTACTTTTTGGTGGAAAGATAAAAACGGAAATAAATGCTCTACACAATGGAGTCCGTTTGCAGAAGATACCAAACATTTTGAACCTTCTAAAAAAGACTTTATGTTTAATTATAGAGTAGAAAATTTAGTAGAATTGATAGCAGAATTAAAAAAAGAAGGCGTTACTATTGTTGGTGAAATACAAGAATACGACTATGGTAAATTTGGTTGGATTTTAGACAACGAAGGAAACAAAATAGAGCTTTGGGAACCTATTGATGAGGCTTTTATTTAG
- a CDS encoding DUF418 domain-containing protein: MKASVPNTKQRLDAVDALRGFAILAIMLLHSIEHFNFYVFPDASLQPVWLTTLDGYIWDTLFFLFGGKGYAIFALLFGLTFSMMYRKQAKAGVDFGGRFFWRLILLVGFAIVNGAFFPGEILSLYAMVGVVLILVRGWSSNFVLLAAFLLLLQPIELWHYVQSLIDPDYVLPVLPTGNLWRMLKEGQLSDSFFDLVKSNTLYGHKVTFYWSLQVGRTVQTAGLFVLGYWLGIKDLFVISNASIRFWKRMLVVAAIAFIPLYFLGENFAALVETKVVVGSLGKAITMYQNLSFTFVLVSGFMLLYQYGGFRKLVGGLRYVGRMSLTAYVLQSILGSFVFFGYGLGLGPNVRHTVSLGIGIVLWIIQFYFFKWWINKYGQGPLEKLWHRLTWIQLKKD; encoded by the coding sequence ATGAAAGCTTCCGTACCTAACACTAAGCAAAGATTAGATGCTGTTGATGCGCTTCGTGGTTTCGCTATTTTAGCCATTATGCTTTTACATAGTATAGAGCATTTCAATTTTTATGTATTTCCAGATGCTTCTTTACAACCAGTATGGTTAACTACGTTAGATGGTTATATTTGGGATACGTTGTTTTTTCTCTTTGGAGGTAAAGGGTATGCCATTTTTGCATTGCTTTTCGGACTTACGTTTAGTATGATGTATCGCAAGCAAGCTAAAGCTGGTGTAGATTTTGGAGGTCGTTTTTTTTGGCGACTTATTCTCTTAGTTGGATTTGCTATTGTAAACGGAGCCTTTTTCCCTGGAGAAATACTGTCACTTTATGCCATGGTAGGAGTAGTGCTTATTCTTGTACGTGGTTGGTCTTCTAATTTTGTTTTATTAGCGGCTTTTTTACTTTTATTACAGCCAATTGAGTTGTGGCATTATGTACAATCATTAATAGACCCAGATTATGTTTTACCCGTTTTGCCTACAGGTAATTTGTGGCGTATGCTTAAAGAAGGGCAATTGAGTGATTCTTTTTTTGATTTAGTAAAATCAAACACGCTTTACGGACATAAAGTAACTTTCTATTGGTCTTTACAAGTAGGTAGAACCGTACAAACTGCAGGACTATTTGTATTAGGCTATTGGCTAGGTATTAAAGATCTATTTGTTATTAGTAATGCTTCTATTCGTTTCTGGAAAAGAATGCTTGTGGTGGCTGCTATTGCTTTTATACCGCTTTATTTCTTGGGTGAAAATTTTGCTGCTTTGGTAGAAACAAAAGTGGTGGTGGGTTCTTTAGGAAAAGCCATTACCATGTATCAAAACTTGAGCTTTACATTTGTATTAGTCTCTGGTTTTATGTTGCTTTATCAATATGGTGGGTTTAGAAAACTAGTAGGTGGTTTGCGTTATGTTGGTCGTATGAGCTTAACAGCCTATGTGCTACAATCTATATTAGGAAGCTTTGTATTTTTTGGTTACGGCTTAGGTTTAGGGCCAAATGTAAGACATACGGTAAGTTTAGGAATCGGTATTGTATTGTGGATTATTCAGTTTTACTTTTTTAAATGGTGGATAAACAAATACGGACAAGGGCCTTTAGAAAAATTATGGCATCGTCTTACTTGGATACAATTGAAAAAAGACTAA
- a CDS encoding four helix bundle protein has translation MHRYKDLKFWQLSRVFCNDIYIITKSFPIDEKFGLISQLRRAVVSIPSNNAEGAARSSNKDFKRFLRISLGSCYEIETQLLISFDLGFLEKEELEKLNNTLQQIIKMMSKFNSSLKI, from the coding sequence ATGCATCGGTATAAAGATTTAAAATTTTGGCAATTAAGTAGAGTATTTTGTAATGATATTTACATTATTACTAAGTCTTTTCCTATAGATGAAAAGTTTGGATTAATTTCTCAATTAAGAAGAGCCGTAGTATCTATTCCTTCTAATAATGCAGAAGGAGCAGCAAGAAGTTCTAATAAAGATTTTAAACGTTTTCTAAGAATTTCTTTAGGATCTTGTTATGAAATTGAAACACAACTTTTAATTTCTTTTGATTTAGGGTTTCTTGAAAAAGAAGAACTTGAAAAACTTAATAACACGCTTCAACAAATTATTAAAATGATGTCTAAGTTTAATTCTTCTCTAAAAATCTAA
- a CDS encoding Sec-independent protein translocase subunit TatA/TatB — MNTILLFISGPEIMVVMLIVVMLFGADKIPEIARGLGKGMRQVKDATNDIKREINESSKLPKAETDSAKEVTQGVGEDFKKIQNDLNKGINSVKQDIEDLTGPIKRNF; from the coding sequence ATGAATACAATTCTTTTATTTATTAGTGGTCCAGAAATAATGGTTGTCATGTTAATTGTGGTAATGCTTTTTGGTGCAGATAAGATTCCTGAAATTGCTAGAGGATTAGGAAAAGGAATGCGTCAAGTAAAAGATGCAACCAACGATATTAAGAGAGAGATTAACGAAAGTTCTAAATTACCAAAAGCAGAAACTGATTCTGCAAAAGAAGTTACTCAAGGTGTTGGTGAAGATTTTAAAAAAATTCAAAACGACCTTAATAAAGGAATCAATTCTGTAAAGCAAGATATTGAAGATTTAACTGGTCCTATAAAGCGTAATTTTTAA
- a CDS encoding O-methyltransferase yields the protein MHFLPENIDTYVVDHSQQEPTILQELSRETWQKVLNPRMLSGAFQGRVLSMISKLIQPKNILEIGTYTGYSALCLTEGLASEGKIFTLDKNEELETLQNKYFEKSGFRNQIAQFVGNAIEIIPTIDEKFDLVFIDADKSNYINYFHLIIDKMNSGGIILSDNVLWSGKVVEKLDPKDKDTKVLLEYNKLLNTDDRVETVLLPIRDGLTITRVK from the coding sequence ATGCATTTTTTACCAGAAAATATTGATACTTACGTTGTAGATCACTCACAACAAGAACCTACAATTTTACAAGAATTAAGCAGAGAAACTTGGCAAAAGGTTTTGAATCCTAGAATGTTAAGCGGTGCTTTTCAAGGGAGAGTATTGTCTATGATTTCAAAATTAATTCAGCCAAAAAACATCTTAGAAATTGGTACTTATACTGGTTATTCTGCTTTGTGTTTAACAGAAGGTTTGGCATCCGAAGGAAAAATTTTTACGTTAGATAAAAATGAAGAATTAGAAACACTACAAAATAAATACTTTGAGAAATCTGGCTTTAGAAATCAAATAGCACAATTTGTTGGTAATGCAATAGAGATTATTCCTACCATTGATGAGAAATTTGATTTGGTTTTTATTGATGCTGACAAATCTAATTACATCAATTATTTTCATTTAATTATTGATAAAATGAATTCTGGCGGAATTATTTTGTCTGATAATGTACTTTGGAGTGGAAAAGTAGTTGAAAAATTAGATCCTAAAGACAAAGACACTAAAGTGCTTTTAGAGTACAATAAATTGCTTAATACAGACGATAGAGTAGAAACTGTACTTTTACCTATTAGAGATGGTTTAACAATAACTAGAGTAAAATAG
- a CDS encoding D-alanyl-D-alanine carboxypeptidase/D-alanyl-D-alanine-endopeptidase: MLKRVLVTLFVTVYFTSCKTVKLAKSIDQKITTSFFDNQFTGIYIYDVTADKILYNYNADKYFTPASNTKIFTLFTGLEMLPDSIPAFKYAVNKDTLTIQATGDPTFLHPFFKDSTALKLAKKYKKVHLLANNISDKKYGPGWAWEDFDSYFSPEVSAFPMYGNVVAIQNEYSIKLTPTYFADKLKITDRSYGRKELSNSFYFGKNRKRDTEIPMIINDSLLLSLWNDILPNKVGLIDKSPLKPATIAYSIPKDSLFKRMMEVSDNFLAEQILVLASSTLSDTLSSAKARNFILEHQLQDLKQKPRWVDGSGLSRYNLFTPISFVEVLTKMYQNMPEKRLFQFFPVGGKSGTLKNWFSGNPKPYIHAKSGTLGNNYNLSGYLITNSGKILIFSYMNNHYMHSNGEVKKRMQMIFEELRDNY, translated from the coding sequence ATGCTTAAAAGAGTCCTTGTAACTTTGTTTGTAACCGTGTATTTTACAAGCTGTAAAACTGTTAAATTAGCTAAAAGTATCGATCAAAAAATAACAACTTCTTTTTTTGATAATCAATTTACAGGAATTTATATTTATGATGTAACAGCAGATAAAATACTTTATAATTATAATGCAGATAAGTATTTTACTCCTGCTAGTAATACCAAAATTTTTACACTTTTTACAGGTTTAGAAATGTTGCCAGATTCAATTCCGGCTTTTAAATACGCTGTAAATAAAGATACACTTACCATACAAGCCACAGGAGATCCTACTTTTTTACATCCATTTTTTAAAGACAGTACCGCTTTAAAATTGGCAAAAAAATATAAAAAAGTACATTTACTTGCTAATAATATTTCTGATAAAAAATACGGACCAGGTTGGGCTTGGGAAGACTTCGATAGTTATTTTAGTCCAGAAGTTAGTGCTTTTCCAATGTATGGAAATGTCGTTGCAATACAAAATGAATATTCTATAAAACTAACCCCAACTTATTTTGCTGATAAATTAAAAATCACAGATAGAAGTTATGGGAGAAAAGAGCTTTCTAATTCTTTTTACTTCGGAAAAAATAGAAAAAGAGACACCGAAATTCCGATGATTATAAATGATTCTTTACTTTTAAGTCTCTGGAATGATATTCTACCTAACAAAGTAGGTTTGATAGATAAATCGCCTTTAAAACCAGCTACAATTGCCTATAGCATTCCTAAAGATTCATTATTTAAAAGAATGATGGAAGTAAGCGATAATTTTTTAGCAGAACAGATTTTAGTTTTAGCATCCTCAACACTTTCAGATACATTGAGTTCTGCAAAAGCAAGAAACTTTATTTTAGAACATCAATTACAAGATTTAAAACAAAAACCACGCTGGGTAGATGGTTCTGGTTTAAGTAGGTATAATTTATTTACCCCTATTTCTTTTGTAGAAGTTTTAACCAAAATGTATCAAAATATGCCAGAAAAAAGATTGTTTCAGTTTTTTCCTGTAGGAGGGAAATCAGGCACTTTAAAAAATTGGTTTTCTGGAAATCCAAAACCGTATATTCATGCAAAATCTGGTACTTTAGGAAATAATTATAATTTAAGCGGATACTTAATTACAAACTCGGGTAAAATATTGATTTTTAGTTATATGAATAATCATTACATGCATTCTAACGGCGAAGTAAAAAAGAGAATGCAAATGATATTTGAGGAACTAAGAGATAATTATTAA